One part of the Streptomyces lienomycini genome encodes these proteins:
- a CDS encoding indole-3-glycerol phosphate synthase, translating into MFTSVLMIEKALTSADVEFVTTLHGDEEVAFHVLLQPRGDQADRLLRAIDDVALGELDDAVREGETPEGQDAQSVGERALEVSLTALRASGAQAEGRLIEDHPLDELKALAMEIGADEVIVLTDPHYVEEFFHRDWASRARHKVGVPVLKLFSHSKA; encoded by the coding sequence GTGTTCACAAGCGTTTTGATGATCGAGAAGGCCCTGACGTCCGCCGACGTGGAGTTCGTCACCACTTTGCACGGGGACGAGGAGGTCGCCTTCCACGTGCTGCTCCAGCCGCGCGGCGATCAGGCCGACCGGCTGCTGCGGGCCATCGACGACGTCGCGCTCGGCGAGCTCGACGACGCCGTACGGGAGGGGGAGACCCCGGAGGGGCAGGACGCGCAGAGCGTCGGGGAGCGGGCCCTGGAGGTGTCCCTCACCGCCCTGCGCGCGTCCGGTGCCCAGGCCGAGGGGCGGCTGATCGAGGACCACCCGCTGGACGAGCTGAAGGCCCTGGCCATGGAGATCGGCGCCGACGAGGTGATCGTCCTGACCGACCCCCACTACGTGGAGGAGTTCTTCCACCGGGACTGGGCCTCCCGGGCCCGGCACAAGGTCGGCGTACCGGTCCTGAAACTCTTCTCCCACAGCAAGGCATAG
- the murC gene encoding UDP-N-acetylmuramate--L-alanine ligase has translation MAPGLPTAMDRPHFIGIGGAGMSGIAKILAQRGAAVAGSDAKESATAQALRALGATVHIGHAADHLADDASCVVVSSAIREDNPELVRAAERGIPVVHRSDALAALMNGLRPIAVAGTHGKTTTTSMLAVSLSELGLNPSYAIGGDLDAPGSNALHGDGEIFVAEADESDRSFHTYAPEVAIVLNVELDHHANYASMDEIYESFETFADKIVPGGTLVIAADHEGARELTRRLAGRVRTVTYGESEDADVRILSVVPQGLRSEVTVVMDGAELTFAVSVPGRHYAHNAVAALAAGAALGVPAAELAPALAAYTGVKRRLQLKGEAAGVQVVDSYAHHPTEMTADLEAMRAAVGDARILVLFQPHLFSRTQELGKEMGQALNLADASAVLDIYPAREDPIPGITSDLIVEAARAAGADVTPVHDKQEAPAVVAGMAKAGDLVLTMGAGDVTDLGPRILDELSSKAK, from the coding sequence ATGGCACCCGGCCTTCCTACCGCCATGGACCGACCGCACTTCATCGGCATCGGCGGCGCCGGGATGTCGGGCATCGCCAAGATCCTCGCCCAGCGCGGTGCCGCCGTGGCGGGCAGCGACGCCAAGGAGTCCGCGACCGCCCAGGCACTGCGCGCCCTGGGCGCCACCGTGCACATCGGGCACGCGGCGGACCACCTCGCCGACGACGCGAGCTGTGTGGTCGTCTCCTCGGCCATCCGCGAGGACAACCCGGAGCTGGTCCGCGCCGCCGAACGGGGCATCCCGGTCGTGCACCGCTCCGACGCCCTGGCCGCCCTGATGAACGGCCTGCGTCCGATCGCGGTGGCCGGCACGCACGGCAAGACCACCACCACCTCGATGCTGGCGGTCTCCCTGTCCGAGCTGGGCCTGAACCCGTCGTACGCGATCGGCGGCGACCTCGACGCGCCGGGCTCCAACGCCCTCCACGGCGACGGGGAGATCTTCGTCGCCGAGGCGGACGAAAGCGACCGCAGCTTCCACACGTACGCCCCCGAGGTCGCCATCGTCCTCAACGTCGAGCTGGACCACCACGCCAACTACGCGTCGATGGACGAGATCTACGAGTCCTTCGAGACCTTCGCCGACAAGATCGTGCCCGGCGGAACCCTGGTGATCGCCGCCGACCACGAGGGGGCCCGGGAGCTGACCCGGCGGCTGGCCGGCCGGGTGCGGACGGTGACGTACGGGGAGTCCGAGGACGCCGACGTGCGCATCCTGTCCGTCGTCCCGCAGGGCCTCAGGAGCGAGGTCACCGTCGTCATGGACGGGGCCGAGCTGACCTTCGCCGTCTCCGTCCCCGGCCGCCACTACGCCCACAACGCCGTCGCCGCCCTCGCCGCGGGCGCCGCCCTCGGTGTCCCCGCCGCCGAGCTGGCCCCCGCGCTGGCCGCGTACACCGGCGTCAAGCGGCGCCTCCAGCTCAAGGGCGAGGCGGCCGGCGTCCAGGTCGTCGACTCCTACGCGCACCACCCCACCGAGATGACCGCCGACCTGGAGGCCATGCGCGCCGCCGTCGGCGACGCCCGCATCCTGGTCCTCTTCCAGCCGCACCTCTTCTCCCGCACCCAGGAGCTGGGCAAGGAGATGGGCCAGGCGCTGAACCTCGCGGACGCCTCGGCCGTCCTCGACATCTACCCGGCCCGCGAGGACCCGATCCCGGGCATCACCAGCGACCTGATCGTCGAGGCGGCCCGGGCGGCCGGCGCCGACGTCACGCCGGTCCACGACAAGCAGGAGGCTCCCGCGGTGGTCGCGGGAATGGCGAAGGCCGGTGATCTCGTTCTCACCATGGGCGCGGGCGACGTCACCGACCTCGGACCGCGCATCCTGGACGAGCTGTCGAGCAAGGCGAAGTAA
- the msrB gene encoding peptide-methionine (R)-S-oxide reductase MsrB — MSYDVEKPDEQWRAELAPAEYAVLREAATEPAFTGEYTDTKTEGVYSCRACGAELFTSTTKFESHCGWPSFFDPKDTDAVELIEDRTHGMVRTEVRCARCGSHLGHVFEGEGYATPTDQRYCINSISLRLEPTAG; from the coding sequence ATGTCGTACGACGTCGAGAAGCCGGACGAGCAGTGGCGGGCGGAGCTGGCCCCGGCCGAGTACGCCGTCCTGCGCGAGGCCGCCACGGAGCCCGCCTTCACCGGTGAGTACACCGACACCAAGACCGAGGGCGTCTACTCCTGCCGGGCCTGCGGCGCGGAGCTGTTCACCTCCACCACCAAGTTCGAGTCGCACTGCGGCTGGCCGTCCTTCTTCGACCCGAAGGACACCGACGCGGTCGAGCTGATCGAGGACCGCACCCACGGCATGGTCCGCACCGAGGTGCGCTGCGCCCGCTGCGGCTCGCACCTCGGGCACGTGTTCGAGGGCGAGGGGTATGCGACCCCGACCGACCAGCGGTACTGCATCAACAGCATCTCGCTGCGGTTGGAGCCGACGGCGGGCTGA
- a CDS encoding sensor histidine kinase — MIRRWWHAYRGLRLGTRLALGLGVLALVVFAVVGTVLTAYMRDYLERQLADQMKLVQVVQSKDAAAHGTVERKPYYGWYTAVYDVSGGSADLRTPAEVPADSRALTDLARTMARSGEDLTRTVRIDGHGPYLLRACAVGPGVVLVSAAPLGDVEDTVRQLITVQVVAFGLALLALVVFGRRMLRRGLEPLSDMASTAHGIASHDLTESAARLPLRADGRDGGREVAELRTAFNTMLEHIDASLAVRARAEQRLRRFVADASHELRTPLMSVRGYADLFQYAAANAPEERERHLARLRAEAARMGTLLDDLLLLARLDADEVEAPLRWREADLTELVRQAADAFRAGRPDHPLTVTVTPGPAGVRLRLDPQRIRQVLDNLLTNAAVHTPPGTEVAVTVTVTAEAARVSVADTGPGVPVADRDRIFDRFYRVDKARSRDRGGSGLGLAVAASLVRAHGGTIALGGEPGATVFTVTLPAARR; from the coding sequence GTGATACGCCGGTGGTGGCACGCCTACCGCGGGCTGCGGCTCGGCACCCGGCTGGCGCTGGGGCTGGGGGTGCTGGCGCTGGTGGTGTTCGCCGTGGTGGGCACGGTGCTGACCGCGTACATGCGGGACTACCTGGAGCGGCAGCTCGCCGACCAGATGAAGCTGGTGCAGGTGGTGCAGTCCAAGGACGCGGCGGCGCACGGCACGGTGGAACGCAAGCCCTACTACGGCTGGTACACGGCGGTGTACGACGTGTCCGGCGGCTCGGCGGACCTGCGCACGCCCGCCGAGGTGCCGGCCGACAGCCGGGCGCTGACCGACCTGGCGCGGACCATGGCCCGCTCGGGCGAGGACCTCACCCGCACCGTGCGGATCGACGGGCACGGCCCGTACCTGCTGCGGGCCTGCGCGGTCGGGCCCGGGGTGGTGCTGGTCAGCGCGGCACCCCTGGGCGATGTGGAGGACACGGTGCGGCAGCTGATCACGGTGCAGGTCGTCGCCTTCGGGCTCGCGCTGCTCGCGCTGGTGGTGTTCGGGCGGCGGATGCTGCGGCGGGGACTGGAACCGCTGAGCGACATGGCGAGCACGGCACACGGCATCGCCTCGCACGACCTGACCGAGTCGGCCGCGCGGCTGCCGCTGCGGGCCGACGGCCGGGACGGCGGCAGGGAGGTGGCGGAGCTGCGGACCGCGTTCAACACGATGCTGGAGCACATCGACGCGTCGCTGGCGGTGCGGGCGCGCGCCGAGCAGCGGCTGCGCCGGTTCGTCGCGGACGCCTCGCACGAGCTGCGCACCCCGCTGATGTCCGTACGGGGCTACGCCGACCTCTTCCAGTACGCGGCGGCCAACGCCCCCGAGGAGCGGGAGCGGCACCTGGCCCGGCTGCGTGCGGAGGCGGCGCGGATGGGGACCCTGCTGGACGATCTGCTGCTGCTCGCCCGGCTGGACGCGGACGAGGTGGAGGCGCCGCTGCGGTGGCGGGAGGCGGACCTGACGGAGCTGGTGCGGCAGGCGGCCGACGCCTTCCGCGCCGGTCGGCCGGACCATCCGCTGACGGTGACGGTGACGCCCGGGCCGGCGGGGGTGCGGCTGCGCCTGGATCCGCAGCGGATCCGGCAGGTGCTGGACAACCTCCTCACCAACGCGGCCGTGCACACGCCGCCCGGCACCGAGGTCGCCGTCACGGTGACCGTCACGGCCGAGGCGGCCCGGGTGTCGGTCGCCGACACCGGTCCCGGTGTGCCGGTGGCCGACCGGGACCGGATCTTCGACCGCTTCTACCGCGTCGACAAGGCCCGCAGCCGCGACCGGGGCGGCAGCGGCCTGGGCCTGGCCGTCGCCGCCTCACTGGTGCGGGCGCACGGCGGCACGATCGCTCTGGGCGGCGAACCGGGGGCGACGGTGTTCACCGTGACGCTCCCGGCCGCCCGTCGCTGA
- a CDS encoding response regulator transcription factor, giving the protein MDKVRLLVVDDDPPIADLVATVARYEGWEAVTAHSGEQALRLAVRFRPDIVVLDVMLPDVDGFGVLDRLRGAGTTVPVVFLTARDGVADRVAGLTRGGDDYLVKPFAVEELMARLRTVLRRGTGPLPRRSVLRVADLAMDEDTREVRRGERRLSLTPTEYEVLRYLMRKSPAVLTKAQILDHVWEYGFGGRSNVVELVVSRLRRKLEHASGMDGADGAGEPLIRTVRGFGYAIRQAAG; this is encoded by the coding sequence GTGGACAAAGTGCGACTGCTCGTGGTGGACGACGACCCGCCCATCGCCGATCTCGTGGCCACCGTCGCCCGTTACGAGGGCTGGGAGGCGGTCACCGCGCACTCCGGTGAGCAGGCGCTGCGGCTGGCCGTCCGGTTCCGGCCGGACATCGTGGTGCTCGACGTGATGCTGCCGGACGTCGACGGCTTCGGGGTCCTGGACCGGCTGCGCGGTGCGGGCACGACGGTGCCGGTGGTGTTCCTCACCGCCCGCGACGGGGTGGCCGACCGGGTGGCGGGGCTGACCCGGGGCGGCGACGACTACCTGGTCAAGCCGTTCGCGGTGGAGGAGTTGATGGCCCGGCTGCGCACCGTGCTGCGGCGCGGCACCGGGCCGCTCCCGCGGCGGTCGGTGCTGCGGGTGGCGGACCTGGCGATGGACGAGGACACCCGTGAGGTGCGCCGCGGCGAGCGGCGGCTGTCGCTGACGCCGACCGAGTACGAGGTGCTGCGCTACCTGATGCGCAAGTCGCCGGCCGTGCTGACGAAGGCCCAGATCCTGGACCACGTGTGGGAGTACGGCTTCGGCGGCCGGTCCAACGTCGTGGAACTGGTCGTGAGCCGGCTGCGCCGCAAGCTGGAGCACGCGAGCGGCATGGACGGCGCGGACGGCGCGGGTGAGCCGCTGATCCGGACGGTGCGGGGCTTCGGCTACGCGATCCGGCAGGCGGCCGGGTGA
- a CDS encoding ABC transporter ATP-binding protein: protein MIRMESVTKRYPDGTVAVDRLSLEIPDRSITVLVGPSGCGKTTTLRMINRMVEPTEGTILLDGEDLQRQPVTTLRRSMGYVIQNAGLFQHRTILDNIATVPRMTGWGKQKSRERAAELMERVGLDAALGKRYPYQLSGGQQQRVGVARALAADPPVLLMDEPFSAVDPVVRKGLQDELLRLQDELGKTIVFVTHDIDEAIKLGTMVAVMRTGGRLAQFAPPAELLSDPADEFVEDFLGADRGIRRLSFFPSGALELTTGPVVRADAGAEQLAAVDAPHLLVTDAEGRPLGWAEPGDLAAGGPAAGRLLPYGRPFVPGTDSLRAALDCAVLSPTGWAVAVDTDGRVTGVVSQQTIGEAIRAAHGAGATGDAPAEESADVTKVAP, encoded by the coding sequence TTGATACGGATGGAATCAGTCACCAAGCGGTACCCGGACGGCACCGTCGCGGTCGACCGGCTGTCGCTGGAGATACCCGACCGCTCGATCACGGTCCTGGTCGGCCCCTCGGGCTGCGGCAAGACGACCACCCTGCGGATGATCAACAGAATGGTCGAACCCACTGAGGGAACGATCCTGCTCGACGGCGAGGACCTCCAGCGGCAGCCCGTCACCACCCTGCGCCGGTCGATGGGCTACGTCATCCAGAACGCCGGGCTCTTCCAGCACCGGACGATCCTCGACAACATCGCCACCGTGCCCCGCATGACCGGCTGGGGCAAGCAGAAGTCCCGCGAGCGGGCCGCGGAGCTGATGGAGCGCGTGGGGCTCGACGCCGCCCTCGGCAAGCGCTACCCGTACCAGCTCTCCGGCGGCCAGCAGCAGCGCGTCGGCGTGGCCCGGGCGCTGGCCGCCGACCCGCCGGTGCTGCTCATGGACGAGCCGTTCTCCGCCGTCGACCCCGTGGTCCGCAAGGGGCTGCAGGACGAACTCCTGCGCCTCCAGGACGAGCTGGGCAAGACCATCGTCTTCGTCACCCACGACATCGACGAGGCCATCAAACTGGGCACCATGGTCGCGGTGATGCGCACCGGCGGCCGGCTCGCCCAGTTCGCACCGCCCGCCGAGCTGCTGTCCGACCCCGCGGACGAGTTCGTCGAGGACTTCCTCGGCGCCGACCGCGGCATCCGGCGCCTCTCCTTCTTCCCCTCCGGCGCCCTGGAGCTGACCACCGGCCCGGTCGTGCGCGCCGACGCCGGCGCCGAGCAACTGGCCGCGGTCGACGCCCCGCACCTGCTGGTGACCGACGCGGAGGGCAGGCCGCTGGGCTGGGCCGAGCCGGGAGACCTCGCCGCCGGGGGCCCGGCGGCCGGGCGACTGCTGCCCTACGGGCGGCCGTTCGTGCCCGGCACCGACTCGCTGCGGGCCGCCCTCGACTGCGCCGTCCTCTCGCCCACCGGCTGGGCCGTCGCCGTGGACACCGACGGCCGGGTCACCGGCGTCGTCTCCCAGCAGACCATCGGCGAGGCGATCCGCGCCGCCCACGGTGCGGGGGCCACCGGCGACGCGCCGGCCGAGGAGTCCGCCGACGTCACCAAGGTCGCCCCGTGA
- a CDS encoding ABC transporter permease produces the protein MNGFFDIPSDLDNTYFGLIGLHLREALLPVLAGLLAALPVAQLCVRFRWLYPPVLGVTTVFYAIPSLAVFVVLIDYTGQTELTVMIPLAVYSLVVLVPAIVDGVRSVPEETLAASTAMGFGPVRRYLQVQLPIAVPAILAGLRVAVSASISLVSVGALIGNQGALGNLLADAQKYGRPELAVNSVLTTAVLAILCDAALVLVRNLLTPWMPRGRRQRPKAAAARPEPQEAAAR, from the coding sequence GTGAACGGCTTCTTCGACATCCCGAGCGACCTGGACAACACCTACTTCGGCCTGATCGGGCTGCACCTGCGCGAAGCGCTGCTGCCGGTCCTCGCCGGTCTGCTCGCCGCGCTGCCCGTCGCCCAGCTCTGCGTCCGCTTCCGCTGGCTGTACCCGCCCGTGCTCGGCGTGACCACCGTGTTCTACGCCATCCCGTCGCTGGCCGTCTTCGTGGTCCTCATCGACTACACCGGCCAGACCGAGCTGACCGTGATGATCCCGCTGGCCGTGTACAGCCTGGTGGTGCTCGTCCCGGCGATCGTCGACGGGGTCCGGTCGGTGCCCGAGGAGACGCTGGCCGCTTCCACCGCCATGGGCTTCGGCCCCGTCCGGCGCTACCTCCAGGTCCAGTTGCCGATCGCCGTGCCCGCGATCCTCGCCGGGCTGAGGGTGGCCGTGTCGGCGAGCATCTCCCTGGTCAGCGTCGGCGCCCTCATCGGCAACCAGGGCGCCCTCGGCAACCTGCTCGCCGACGCCCAGAAGTACGGGCGGCCGGAACTGGCGGTGAACTCCGTCCTCACCACCGCCGTACTGGCGATCCTGTGCGACGCGGCCCTCGTCCTGGTCCGCAACCTGCTGACCCCGTGGATGCCGCGGGGCAGGCGGCAACGCCCGAAGGCGGCCGCCGCGCGGCCCGAACCGCAGGAGGCGGCGGCCCGGTGA
- a CDS encoding ABC transporter permease — protein sequence MNVLHFVNAFFGDGAHWHGYDGIPRRLVEHVQYTLMALGLAAAIGLPAGLLTGHTGRGGNAVAFVATAARALPSFGLLVLIAVAVGIGLLPVMVPLVVLAIPPILVTTYEAVRSVDPSPVDAARGMGMRESSILFRVELPVALPLVLSGLRSAAIQVVSTATIAAYVSLGGIGRYIIDGLYQRDYEKVVGGATLVAALALVTLTLFWAAGRFAVSPGVRRR from the coding sequence GTGAACGTCCTCCACTTCGTCAACGCCTTCTTCGGCGACGGCGCCCACTGGCACGGCTACGACGGCATCCCCCGACGCCTGGTCGAACACGTCCAGTACACCCTGATGGCCCTCGGCCTCGCCGCCGCGATCGGGCTGCCCGCCGGGCTGCTGACCGGGCACACCGGGCGCGGCGGCAACGCCGTCGCCTTCGTCGCCACCGCCGCCCGCGCCCTGCCCAGCTTCGGCCTGCTGGTGCTGATCGCCGTGGCCGTCGGCATCGGCCTGCTGCCCGTGATGGTCCCGCTGGTCGTGCTCGCGATCCCGCCGATCCTGGTGACCACCTACGAGGCGGTCCGCTCCGTCGACCCCTCCCCGGTGGACGCCGCGCGGGGCATGGGCATGCGCGAGTCGAGCATCCTCTTCCGCGTCGAACTGCCCGTCGCCCTCCCGCTGGTCCTCAGCGGACTGCGCTCGGCCGCCATCCAGGTCGTCTCGACGGCGACCATCGCCGCGTACGTCAGCCTCGGCGGCATCGGCCGCTACATCATCGACGGCCTCTACCAGCGCGACTACGAGAAGGTGGTCGGCGGCGCCACGCTGGTGGCCGCCCTCGCCCTCGTCACCCTCACACTCTTCTGGGCGGCGGGACGGTTCGCGGTGTCGCCGGGGGTGCGCAGGCGTTGA
- a CDS encoding ABC transporter substrate-binding protein, translating into MTSTAQSSRSRTRHTGATAVALIAAAALLAGCSSDSDDTSDNPLAGDKAEAGTVVVGSNNFAESTLLADIYGEALKAKGLKVSYKHNIGSRETTYGLMKNGSVTVLPEYNGSLLAYLDPEAEQKSVEAVNEAAKAKLDKKLTLLESSPAENKDSVSVNAETAKKYGLTAESTLADLKDAAPDLVIGGSPEFQTRQQGLKGLESVYGLKFKSFKALDAGGPLTQSALTKNDVQAADVFTTDPAIIKEKFVVLKDPENLFGHANVTPLVTKDGLSKEGVAALDAVSAKLDTKTLLDLDARVQLDKKDPLDVAKEWLKSAGLV; encoded by the coding sequence ATGACTTCCACCGCGCAGAGCAGCAGGTCCAGGACCAGGCACACCGGCGCGACGGCCGTCGCGCTCATCGCCGCGGCGGCGCTGCTCGCGGGCTGTTCCTCCGACTCCGACGACACCTCCGACAACCCGTTGGCGGGCGACAAGGCGGAGGCGGGCACCGTCGTCGTCGGCTCGAACAACTTCGCCGAGTCCACCCTGCTCGCCGACATCTACGGCGAGGCGCTCAAGGCCAAGGGCCTCAAGGTCTCCTACAAGCACAACATAGGAAGCCGCGAGACGACGTACGGCCTGATGAAGAACGGCTCCGTCACGGTGCTGCCCGAGTACAACGGTTCGCTGCTCGCCTACCTCGACCCCGAGGCCGAGCAGAAGTCCGTCGAGGCGGTGAACGAGGCCGCGAAGGCCAAGCTCGACAAGAAGCTGACGCTGCTGGAGTCGTCGCCGGCCGAGAACAAGGACTCGGTGAGCGTCAACGCCGAGACCGCGAAGAAGTACGGGCTCACCGCCGAGTCGACCCTCGCCGACCTCAAGGACGCCGCACCGGACCTGGTGATCGGCGGGTCACCCGAGTTCCAGACCCGGCAGCAGGGACTCAAGGGCCTGGAGTCCGTGTACGGCCTGAAGTTCAAGTCCTTCAAGGCGCTCGACGCGGGCGGCCCGCTGACCCAGTCGGCGCTGACCAAGAACGACGTGCAGGCGGCCGACGTCTTCACCACCGACCCGGCCATCATCAAGGAGAAGTTCGTCGTCCTGAAAGACCCGGAGAACCTCTTCGGCCACGCGAACGTGACCCCGCTGGTCACCAAGGACGGGCTGTCCAAGGAGGGCGTGGCCGCGCTCGACGCGGTCTCCGCCAAGCTGGACACCAAGACGCTCCTCGACCTGGACGCCCGGGTCCAGCTGGACAAGAAGGACCCGCTGGACGTGGCCAAGGAGTGGCTGAAGTCGGCGGGTCTCGTCTGA
- a CDS encoding GTP-binding protein yields MAGSERVAETPTAPARPTATDAPEAVKILIAGGFGVGKTTMVGSVSEIAPLRTEEPLTAAGLDVDDLAGIEEKRATTVALDFGRITIGRDLVLYLFGTPGQQRFWFMWNDLAIGALGAVVLVDVRRPESSFAAIDFFERRGIPFVVGVNGFHGRHPYPAAEIREALALPEHVQVLLCDVRERTSSRDVLVALIDQLIDAAAGAAAS; encoded by the coding sequence TTGGCCGGCTCTGAGCGCGTCGCCGAGACGCCCACGGCACCCGCCCGCCCGACCGCGACCGACGCGCCCGAGGCGGTGAAGATCCTGATCGCGGGCGGTTTCGGCGTCGGCAAGACCACCATGGTCGGGTCGGTCAGCGAGATCGCCCCGCTGCGCACCGAGGAGCCGCTGACCGCGGCGGGCCTGGACGTCGACGACCTCGCGGGCATCGAGGAGAAGCGGGCCACGACCGTCGCCCTGGACTTCGGCCGGATCACCATCGGCCGGGACCTGGTGCTGTACCTCTTCGGTACGCCCGGTCAGCAGCGGTTCTGGTTCATGTGGAACGACCTGGCGATCGGGGCGCTCGGCGCGGTGGTCCTGGTCGACGTGCGCAGGCCCGAGTCGAGCTTCGCCGCGATCGACTTCTTCGAGCGGCGGGGCATCCCCTTCGTCGTCGGCGTCAACGGGTTCCACGGACGCCATCCGTACCCGGCGGCGGAGATCCGGGAGGCCCTCGCACTGCCGGAGCACGTGCAGGTGCTGCTGTGCGACGTACGGGAGCGGACGTCCAGCCGGGACGTCCTCGTCGCCCTGATCGACCAGCTGATCGACGCCGCGGCCGGGGCCGCGGCGTCGTAG
- a CDS encoding DUF742 domain-containing protein: protein MTGGDAGGRLVRPFTLTGGRTRPSRADFTLITTVTALDPQPARAARPQPEHLRILRLCAEPVAVAEVAARLDLPVSVVVILLSDLLEAGRITARPPHVVSRAAGDLDLLQKVRDGLGRL from the coding sequence GTGACCGGAGGCGACGCGGGGGGCCGGCTCGTGCGGCCGTTCACCCTGACCGGCGGCCGGACCCGGCCCAGCCGCGCCGACTTCACCCTCATCACGACGGTGACCGCCCTCGACCCGCAGCCGGCCCGGGCGGCGCGTCCGCAGCCGGAGCACCTGCGGATCCTGCGGCTGTGCGCCGAGCCGGTCGCCGTGGCGGAGGTCGCGGCCCGTCTCGACCTGCCGGTGAGCGTGGTCGTCATCCTGCTCTCGGACCTGCTGGAGGCCGGCCGGATCACCGCCCGGCCGCCGCACGTCGTCTCCCGCGCCGCCGGGGACCTGGACCTGCTGCAGAAAGTGAGGGACGGCCTTGGCCGGCTCTGA
- a CDS encoding roadblock/LC7 domain-containing protein, protein MTRPSPATHTELDQLLTGLVERVADVNQAVVLSEDGLVVSKSTGFLRDDAERLAATASGLMSLSKGVSMDFRGGPVRQALIEMANSYLILTSAGPGAHLVVLTGPNADVGVVAYQMNMLVKKIGEHLSAAPRATVGPGE, encoded by the coding sequence ATGACCCGACCCTCCCCCGCCACGCACACCGAGCTGGACCAGTTGCTCACCGGACTCGTGGAGCGGGTCGCCGACGTGAACCAGGCCGTGGTGCTCTCCGAGGACGGACTGGTCGTCAGCAAGTCCACCGGTTTCCTGCGGGACGACGCCGAGCGGCTGGCGGCGACGGCGTCGGGCCTGATGAGCCTCAGCAAGGGCGTCAGCATGGACTTCCGGGGCGGCCCGGTGCGCCAGGCGCTCATCGAGATGGCCAACAGCTACCTGATACTCACCTCCGCGGGTCCCGGCGCCCACCTGGTCGTGCTGACCGGCCCGAACGCCGACGTCGGCGTGGTGGCGTACCAGATGAACATGCTGGTGAAGAAGATCGGCGAGCACCTGAGCGCGGCACCCCGGGCCACCGTCGGCCCCGGCGAGTGA